The Anolis sagrei isolate rAnoSag1 chromosome Y, rAnoSag1.mat, whole genome shotgun sequence genome contains a region encoding:
- the LOC132781694 gene encoding sialic acid-binding Ig-like lectin 5, whose translation MERKYPVIELSGNLRSNGTHIYNVLDFTPSAADDKQKLTCTVSYGTGSSSVSMEVSVPLDVRYPPQMVQTAAEIREENKSFTLIYDIAEIVVKKGNLVTLHCFGDGNPLPSMIWLKKSQSLGRLHFITDRELKIANVQIPDVGTYTCKVNNSEGVAYTDFQLAIQESGDLSSFAPLLLVLCLNKVLLCFFFFFAMISFSTQRKAQVRMGVIKDIKKMQPAMAPEEKEMDRKEQKRNEQK comes from the exons atgg aGCGGAAATACCCAGTAATAGAGCTTTCTGGAAATCTTCGG TCAAATGGCACCCACATTTACAATGTGTTGGACTTTACACCTTCAGCAGCAGATGACAAGCAGAAACTCACCTGCACAGTCAGCTATGGAACAGGAAGCAGCTCTGTCTCCATGGAGGTGTCTGTTCCTCTGGATGTCAGAT ATCCACCACAAATGGTACAAACTGCTGCAGAAATTAGGGAAGAAAACAAAA GTTTCACACTCATCTACGATATTGCTGAAATCGTGGTTAAAAAAGGCAACTTGGTCACTTTGCACTGCTTTGGGGATGGTAATCCATTACCCAGCATGATTTGGCTGAAGAAATCACAATCCTTGGGAAGACTTCACTTCATAACAGATAGGGAATTGAAGATTGCCAATGTGCAGATACCAGATGTGGGCACATATACATGCAAGGTAAACAACAGCGAGGGCGTTGCCTACACAGACTTCCAACTTGCTATACAAG AAAGTGGGGACCTCAGCTCTTTTGCTCCATTACTGCTAGTCCTTTGCCTAAACAA AGTGCtgctttgtttcttcttctttttcgcCATGATTTCCTTTTCCACCCAAAGGAAAGCTCAAGTGAGAATGGGAGTGATAAAAGATATTAAGAAGATGCAACCTGCCATGGctccagaagaaaaagaaatggacagaaaagaacagaaaagaaatgaACAGAAATAG